One Stenotrophomonas maltophilia R551-3 genomic window, TGTCGCGGTCATGGCTGTCACGCACCTGCCGCACCAGCTGCTTGGCGCTGGAAGAAGCGATCGGGCCGGCCTTGTCGAGCAGGGCCAGCTGGCGCTGCACGGCCTCGTCCAGGCGTTCCGGCTCGACCAGCTGGTGGACCAGGCCGATGCGCAGCGCGGTCTCGGCGTCGAAATGCTCGCCGGTGGCGAACCAGCGACGGGCCTGGCGCGGGCCGATGGCCTCGATCACATAGGGCGAGATCACCGCCGGCAACAGGCCGAGGCGGCTTTCAGTCAGGCCGAAGCGGGCCGAGGTGCTGGCGATGGCGATGTCGCAGCAGGCGACCAGGCCGACGCCACCGCCAAAGGCCGCGCCATGGACCCGGGCCAGGGTCGGCTTGGGCAGCTCATCCAGGGTGCGCATCAGTCGTGCCAGCGCCAGCGAGTCCTCGCGGTTGTCGGCCTCGCTGGCGGCAGCCATGCCGCGCATCCACTGCATGTCGGCACCGGCCGAGAAGGAGGCACCGTGGCCGGCCACCACCAGCGCGCGTACCGAATCATCGCGCCCGGCCGCCTCCAGGGCGGCGGTCAGCCGGGCGATCAGGCCAGCGTCAAAGGCGTTGTGCAGCTCTGGCCGGTTCAGCCAGAGGGTGAGGACGGCGCCACTGCGCTCGATCTGCAAAGCATCGTTCATGGGATTCCAGGGTCACTCCATACCTGTATGGATCATAGCGGGCCATTGGTCATGGGCCATGACGCGACGCGGGAATGTTAGAATCGAGAACCATTTACATCCAGCAGAGAACACGCTAGATGACGCTGTCCGAACTGCCGCTGCACACCTCGGCCGTGGTCGAATCCGTGCAGGACCTGCATGCCAACGATGCCATCGCCCGCCGCCTGCGCGAGCTGGGCTTCGTCAAGGGCGAGGAAGTGCGCCTGGTGGCCAAGGGCCCGGTGGGCGGTGAGCCGCTGCTGGTGCAGGTCGGGTTCACCCGGTTCGCGCTGCGGATCAGTGAAGCCAAGCGCGTCGTTGTCGACGCCGCCAGCCAGGAACGACGTGCATGACTGCCACTGCCACCACCGCCCCGCTGCGCATCGCGCTGGTCGGTAATCCCAACAGCGGCAAGACCGCGTTGTTCAACCAGCTGACCGGCAGCCGGCAGAAGGTCGCCAACTACACCGGCGTCACCGTCGAGCGCAAGGAAGGCCGCCTGCGCGCGCCGTCCGGCCGCGAATTCGCCGTGCTCGACCTGCCCGGTGCCTACAGCCTGCATCCAGCCAGCCTGGACGAAGCGATCACCCGTGACCTGTGCCGGGGCTTCTACCCGGGCGAGGCTGCGCCGGACGTGTTGCTGTGCGTGATCGACGCCACCAACCTGCGCCTGCACCTGCGCTTCGCGCTGGAGTTGCGCGAGCTGGGCAAGCCAATGGTGGTCGCCCTGAACATGGTCGATGCGGCCCAGCGCCGCGGCATCCAGGTGGACGTGGCTGCGCTGGAACGCGAACTGGGCGTGCCGGTGGTGGAGACCGTGGCGGTGCGCAAGCAGGGTGCCAAGGCCCTGGTCGAGCGCCTGGACACCATGGTGCCGCACCTGGATGCACCGGTGCCGGGCCCGGAAGGCGGCATCGACTACCACGCCAAGGTGCGCGAGATCCTGTCGGTGGCCGTGCGCATGCCGGCGCGTACTGCAAAGGTCGACGACGCGCTGGACCGCTGGCTGTTGCACCCGGTGTTTGGGCTGATCAGCCTGGCGGTGGTGATGTTCCTGATCTTCCAGGCGGTGTACGCCTGGGCGACACCGCTGATGGACGGCATCGAGGCCGGTTTCGCCTGGCTCGCGACCTTCGTCGGCAGTGTGTTGCCGGAAGGCCCGCTGGCCAGCCTGCTGACCGACGGCATCATCGCCGGCGTCGGTGGCGTGGTGGTGTTCCTGCCGCAGATCCTGATCCTGTTCTTCTTCATCCTGGTGCTGGAGGAATCCGGCTACCTGCCGCGTGCGGCGTTCCTGCTCGACCGCATGATGGCTGCCGCCGGCCTGTCTGGCCGCTCGTTCATCCCGCTGCTGTCCAGCTTCGCCTGTGCGGTGCCGGGCATCATGTCCACCCGCAGCATCCAGGACCCGCGTGACCGCCTGGCCACGATCCTGGTCGCGCCGCTGATGACCTGCTCGGCGCGCCTGCCGGTGTATGCGTTGCTGATTGGCGCGTTCATCCCTCAGAAGACGGTGTGGGGCGTGTTCAACCAGCAGGGCCTGGTGCTGTTCGGCCTGTATGCGGCCGGCATTCTCAGTGCACTGGCGATGTCGTGGATCATGAAGAAGTGGCGCCGCGACAAGAGCGAGCACCCGCTGATGCTGGAGCTGCCGTCGTACCGCCTGCCGCATGTGCGCGACCTGGCGGTGGGCCTGTACGAGCGCGGCATGATCTTCCTCAAGCGCGTCGGCGGCATCATCCTGGCGCTGACCATCCTGCTGTGGGTGCTGCTGTCGTTCCCGGCGGCCCCGGTCGGCGCCACCATGCCGGCCATCGATTACAGCTACGCCGGCCAGATCGGCCATGCAATGGCGGTGTTCTTTGCGCCGCTGGGCTTCAACTGGCAGATCTGCATCGCGCTGATTCCGGGCCTGGCCGCGCGCGAAGTGGCGGTGTCCTCGCTGGCCACCGTGTACGCGCTGTCGGCGGCCGATGACGATGCCGCCAGCCAGGCACTGACCCCGCTGATCAGCGACGGCTGGTCGCTGGCCACTGCGCTGTCGCTGCTGGTCTGGTACATCTACGCCCCGATGTGCATCTCGACGCTGGCCACCATCAAGCGCGAGACCAATTCGTGGAAGACGATGGCCTTCTCGGCGTTCTACCTGTTTGCTGCGGCCTACGTGGCGGCGCTGATCACCTACCAGGTGACCAAGGCGCTGGGGGGCGGCTGATGGACGGTGGACTGCTGCTGCAGTACCTGATCATTGCGGTGGCCGTGCTGGTCAGTGCCTGGGTGGTGTTGAAGAAGCAGTTCCCCGGCACCGTGCGCAAGCTGCGGGGGGCGCTGGCGCTGGCCCTGCTGAAGCCGCGCCGCGCCGCCTGGCTGCAGGCGCTGGGTAGGAAAATCGCGCCGCCGGCCACGGGCGGCGGTGGTGCCTGTGGCGGTTGCGACAGCTGCGGACCGACGCCGCCCAAACAGCACTGACTCTGCCTTGGTAGGTGCGAATCTTGGTTCGCACGCTCCCGGGGTTCAGACCTCTCTGCGGATGATCGCCCGGAAGTTCCCGTCCTGATTCAATCGCCGCACCGATTCCCGGTTTCCATGGGTTGCCGCGAAGCCCGCCACGTCGGCAAGGGCGTCGAGCAGCAGGCATTTCATCCCATCGCGATTGCCGGCCTCCAGCAGATCATCCAGATCCTGCTGGATGAAAGCCCGGCGCAGGCCGGGCGTCTCTTCGATCCGCCAGTCGACATGGGGCGTGGGAATGCTGGAGCGGTACCGGAAAGCCGTCTCAAGATCGTCAGGCGCGAGGGGATACTCGAGCAGCTCCGGAAAGTAGAGTCCAGCATTCACATAGAAGCCCCGGCATTCGCTGGCGCGCTGGTGATTCACGACAAGTAGGGCGGCATCCAGCAAGCGGTAGCGGGTCGTCGACGTGCCGGAAAAGCCGGTCTTCCTCGCGCACTTGCTGAAGACGGTCGAGGATTTCATGAGCGCTGCCTGGGCCGGAAGAAGGGCCCACAGCCTTGAGGCGCAGCGCTTTGGGGTCAATTGGCAAACGCGACACGCGCAACGAATGCCCCGGGTGGGTGCAAACGTTCCAGGTGGGTGCGAACCTTGGTTCGCACGCTTTACCCATGGCGGCGGATCTACCCGGCCCGTGAACCCAGCTCCGCTGCCAGCGCAAGCCATCGCTCCCGCTGCGCCGGGCTGCTGCTGCGCACCGCCCCCAGCCGGCTGACCCGCACCGGGCGGATGCCGCAGAATTCCAGGATGGTGGCGCGGATCTGGGTGATGCCCGGGTCGCGGTAGATCCAGCGGTAGTACCAGGGCGGCGTGTCCAGCGTGCTGATCACCCGCGCGCTGCGGCCGGCCAGCAGCCGGTCCCACCACACCGAATCACGCCGGTAGCGGAAAGCGAAGCCCGGCAGCAGCACGCGATCGAAGAAGCCCTTCAGCAGCGCCGGCATCGCGCCCCACCAGGTGGGATAGACCAGCACCAGGTGATCGCAGGCCTCGATCGCATCGGCGGCGTTCTGCAGATCGGCTTCCAGCGGCTGGATCTGGCGATAGCCGTGACGCAGCACGGGATCGAACTCAAGGTCACCCAGTGCGATCAGTCGCACCCGATGACCGGCGTTCTCGGCGGCGGTGGCGTAGCACTGGGCGAGGGCGCCGCACAGGCTGTCGCGGTCGGGATGGCCCAGCAGGATCAGGATGGAGCGGGACACGGCAACCTCGGGCAATGGAAAGTGCGCGAGGGTGCGGTCTGCCCCAGGGGCAGGGTCAAACGCCGGCGGGGCAGCCGCTGGGTTGCAGGACGCAATCAGTGCCGCCGGAGTGCAGCCATTGCTGCAGTTCATCGCGGACCTGCCGCAGGGCGAGGTCGACCTGTTCCAGCCGCGCCCGCTCACTGGCAATGCGGGTGCGCTGTTGTTCCAGCAAGGCCAGTACCGCAGGCCAGTCGAGCCGTCCATCGCGACCCTGCAGGCGGGATATCGCGGCCAGGGTGATGCCCAGCCCCAATGCCTGGCGGATCAGCTGTATCCAGGCCACGTCCTGTTCGCTGTAGTCGCGATAGCGGTTCAGTCGTGGCACGGGCGGCAGCAGGCCGCGTGCTTCATACAGGCGGATGGCCTTGGCGCTGGCACCGGTCAGGCGGCTGACTTCGGAGATGCGCATCTGTTCAGTCCCGCACCAGTCCGCCATCCACCACCAGGTTCTGCCCGGTCACCGCGCGTGACCACGGGCTGGCGAAGAACAGCGCGGCATCGGCGAATTCGGTCGGGGTGGTGACGCTGCGCAGCGGGGTGTTGGCGGCGATGTAGTCGAATACCGCTTCGGGCGTGGCGGCGCTGGCATCGGTGGTGCGCAGCAGGCCGCCGGACAGCATGTTCACGGTGATGCCGTGCGGGCCGAGGTCGCCTGCCAGGGTGCGGGTCAGCGACAGCAGCGCGGCCTTGGCGGCAGTGTAGTCGTGATAGGGCACCACCGGATTCTGGAACAGGTTGGTGCCGATGTTGATGACGCGACCGAAACGGCGCGCCTGCATCCCGGGCAGGGCGGCCTGCACGGTGTTCAGCGCACCGCGCACACTGCCTTCGAACTGTGCCTGGAAGGCCGGCCAGCCGATGTCGGCAGCGCTGTCGCGGGCGTCGCCATTGAACGAGAAGGCGGCCAGCGCGTTGTTGACCACGGTGGTGACGCCCTGGCCGAAGTGCGCCAGCGCGTGCTGCAGCATTGCATCGACCTGGGCGCGGTCGGTGACATCGGCCGGCAGCGCGATCGCCTGGCCACCCAGCTCGCTGGCCAGCGCACGTGCGGCGGCCTCGCTGCGGTGGTAGTTGATGATGACGCGGGCGCCCTGTGCGGCGAAGGCGCGGGCGATGTGCTTGCCAAGGCCGCGGCCGGCGCCGGTGACCAGCACCAGCTGTTCGCTGATCTGCATGGTGGAACTGCCATCCATTGCATGAAAGGGCATGCAGCGTAGCAGCGATGGCGCTTGCCGGAGCAGGCTTGCTGCCGCTAGCCTGCAGGCATGAACCAGACTCCCCTGCGATTGCTCATTCACGGCGCTTCCGGGCGCATGGGCCAGGCCCTGCTGCGGCTGGCCGCCGAACATCCCGAATCCCTGCAGATCGTGGCCGCGGTGACCGGCCGTGCGCCGGCCCAGCGCGTGGTCGACGGCGTCCCGTTCTTTGCTGCCAGCGAGCTGCCCGGTGCGCCGGCGTTCGACGTAGCGATCGACTTCAGCCTGCCGGAGGGCTTCGACCCGCTGCTGGCGCTGTGCGTGGAGCGGGGTGCGGGCCTGGTTTCAGGCACCACCGGCATCTCCAGCAGCCAGCGGCAGGCGCTGGAGGCCGCGGCGGCGTCCATCCCGCTGGTCTGGGCCTCGAACTTCAGCTTGGGCGTGGCGGTGCTGGACGAGCTGGTCGAGCGCGCCGCGCAGGCGCTGGCCGGCTGGGACTGCGACATCGTCGAGTCGCACCATACGCAGAAGAAGGACGCGCCGTCGGGTACTGCGCTGACCCTGGGTGCGGCCGCGCAGCGGGGCGGGGCGGAGCCGCATTACGCCAGCCTGCGCGCCGGTGACATCGTGGGCGAGCATCTGGTGCAGTTCACCGGGCTGGGCGAGCGCATCGAGCTGGTGCACCGGGCCACCAATCGCGACATCTTCGCCCGCGGCGCCCTGTTTGCCGCCCGCCAGCTGCAGGGGCGCGCCCCGGGCAGCTATCGGGTGCGGGACCTGCTGCAGTAAGGCGGTAGTGCCGGCCGCTGGCCGGCAGCTTCCGGGCGTCCGAAGGCGTGGGGATTGCCGGCCAGCGGCCGGCACTACCAGGCGCCCGATGGCATGCAGATTGCCGGCCAGCGGCCGGCACGATCTGGCGGCGGACCCCGCATACGCCGCCGGATTGAAATGAATACGCAATCGCCTGTTCATGAAGCGCGATAACCGCTGGCGCGAGCGCCCCGGCAGCGCTACAATTCGCACTCGCCGAATCACGAAAGCCGGACCGGTCCCAGACCGTACGTCCGCGCTTTTTTGCAACCGGATTTCCGTGAAGCGCAGGCGTGACTTCGGCAGCCCCCTCGGTAGCCAAAGTGAGATTCCCGTGACCCAAGCCGCAATCCTCGTCCTCGAAGACGGCACCGTATTCGAGGGCGAATCCGTAGGCGCGCCCGGCCTGTCCGTCGGTGAGGTGGTGTTCAACACCGCCATGACCGGCTACCAGGAAGTGCTGACCGACCCGTCCTACGCCCGGCAGATGGTCACGCTGACCTATCCGCACATCGGTAACACCGGCATGACCGACCAGGACGATGAAGCGTCCAAGGTGTGGTCGGCCGGCCTGATCGTGCGCGATGTTCCCCGCCGTCCCAGCAACTGGCGCAGCCAGGTGTCGCTTCAGGACTGGCTGATCCAGCGTGGCGTGGTCGCCATCGCCGGCATCGACACCCGCAAGCTGACCCGCATCCTGCGCGAGAAGGGCGCGCAGAACGGTGCGCTGATGGCCGGTGACATCGACGTGGAAAAGGCACTGGAAGCCGCCCGCAAGTTCCCGGGGCTGAAGGGCATGGATCTGGCCAAGGTCGTCACTACCGAGAAGACCTACGTCTGGACCGAGGGCCAGCTGGACCTGGATGCCAACGCCTTCGTCAGCGTGCCGGCCAAGCACAAGGTGGTGGCCTACGACTTTGGCGTGAAGACCAACATCCTGCGCATGCTGGCCGAGCGCGGCTGCGAGGTCACGGTGGTGCCGGCGCAGACCCCGGCCGCCGAAGTACTGGCGCTGAAGCCGGACGGCGTGTTCCTGTCCAACGGCCCGGGTGACCCGGAACCGTGCGACTACGCCATCGAAGCGATCAAGACCTTCATCGAACAGAAGATCCCGACCTTCGGCATCTGCCTGGGCCATCAGCTGCTGGGCCTGGCCTCGGGCGCGAAGACCATGAAGATGGGCCACGGCCACCACGGTGCCAACCACCCGGTGCAGGACCTGGACAGCGGCCGGGTGATGATCACCTCGCAGAACCACGGCTTCGCGATTGATGAAGCGACCCTGCCGCCGACCCTGCGCGTGACCCACCGCTCGCTGTTCGATGGCACCAACCAGGGTGTCGCCCGCACCGATGTGCCGGCGTTCTCGTTCCAGGGCCACCCGGAAGCCTCGCCGGGCCCGCACGATGTCGGTCCGCTGTTCGACCGTTTCGTGGTGCTGATGGAAGAAGCCAAGGCGTGATCAGTACGCCGCCGCCCCCCCGGTGGCGTCGCGATGGACCGTAAGCCCCCGCATCGCTGCTGCCCCTGGCGCGGCGCTGCGGATCAAGATTCCTGATCGACAGCGTGCGATCACCCCCCTTGTCACGCTGTACTGACTTAGAGAAGAAAATGCCCAAGCGCACTGACCTCAAGACCATCCTCATCATCGGTGCTGGCCCGATCGTCATCGGCCAGGCCTGCGAGTTCGACTACTCCGGCGCTCAGGCCTGCAAGGCCCTGCGTGACGAGGGTTACCGCGTGGTGCTGGTCAACAGCAACCCGGCCACGATCATGACCGACCCGGAGATGGCCGACGCCGTCTACATCGAGCCGATCAACTGGCAGACGGTCGAGAAGATCATCGCCAAGGAAAAGCCCGATGCGCTGCTGCCGACCATGGGTGGCCAGACCGCGCTGAACTGCGCGCTGGACCTGGCCGACAACGGCGTACTGGAGAAGTACAACGTTGAACTGATCGGCGCCAAGCGCGAAGCGATCCGGATGGCCGAAGACCGCGAGCTGTTCCGCGTCGCCATGGGTGAGATCGGCCTGGAATGCCCGACCGCCGCCGTCGCCCACACGCTGGACGAAGCGCTGGAGATCCAGACCCGCGTCGGCTACCCGACCATCATCCGCCCCAGCTTCACCCTGGGCGGCAGCGGTGGCGGCATCGCCTACAACCGCGAAGAACTGGTCGACATCGTCAGCCGTGGCCTGGAGCTGTCGCCGACCACCGAAGTGCTGGTGGAAGAGTCGGTGCTGGGCTGGAAGGAATTCGAAATGGAAGTGGTCCGCGATACGGCGGACAACTGCATCATCGTCTGCTCGATCGAGAACCTGGACCCGATGGGCGTGCACACCGGTGACTCGATCACCGTGGCCCCGGCGCAGACCCTGACCGACAAGGAATACCAGCGCCTGCGCGATGCCTCCATCGCCGTGCTGCGCAAGATCGGCGTGGATACCGGTGGCTCGAACGTGCAGTTCGGCATCAACCCGGACACCGGCCGCGTCGTGGTGATCGAGATGAACCCGCGCGTGTCTCGTTCCTCGGCGCTGGCTTCCAAGGCCACCGGCTTCCCGATCGCCAAGGTCGCCGCCAAGCTGGCCGTCGGCTACACCCTGGACGAACTGAAGAACGAGATCACCGGCGGCCTGACCCCGGCCTCGTTCGAACCGTCCATCGACTACGTCGTCACCAAGATCCCGCGCTTCGCCTTCGAGAAGTTCCCGGCCGCCGATGCGCGCCTGACCACCCAGATGAAGTCGGTGGGTGAGGTGATGGCGATGGGCCGCACCTTCCAGGAATCGATGCAGAAGGCACTGCGCGGCCTGGAGACCGGCAAGGTCGGCTTCGACCCGACCGGCCTGGACCTGACCAATGAAGACGATCTGCAGACCCTGCGCCGCGAGCTGAAGGCACCGGGCCCGGAGCGCCTGTTCTTCGTCGCCGACGCATTCCGTGCCGGCATGAGCGTGGAGGACATCTTCAAGCTGTCCTACATCGATCCGTGGTTCCTGGACCAGATCGAAGAGATCATCGCCGCTGAAGCCGCTGTCGCCGCCGACGGCATTGATGCGCTGGACGCCGCGCGCCTGCGCAAGCTGAA contains:
- a CDS encoding enoyl-CoA hydratase/isomerase family protein: MNDALQIERSGAVLTLWLNRPELHNAFDAGLIARLTAALEAAGRDDSVRALVVAGHGASFSAGADMQWMRGMAAASEADNREDSLALARLMRTLDELPKPTLARVHGAAFGGGVGLVACCDIAIASTSARFGLTESRLGLLPAVISPYVIEAIGPRQARRWFATGEHFDAETALRIGLVHQLVEPERLDEAVQRQLALLDKAGPIASSSAKQLVRQVRDSHDRDTLDRDNAALIARLRVSAEGQEGLGAFLDKRAPHWVTEA
- a CDS encoding FeoA family protein, which gives rise to MTLSELPLHTSAVVESVQDLHANDAIARRLRELGFVKGEEVRLVAKGPVGGEPLLVQVGFTRFALRISEAKRVVVDAASQERRA
- the feoB gene encoding ferrous iron transport protein B — encoded protein: MTATATTAPLRIALVGNPNSGKTALFNQLTGSRQKVANYTGVTVERKEGRLRAPSGREFAVLDLPGAYSLHPASLDEAITRDLCRGFYPGEAAPDVLLCVIDATNLRLHLRFALELRELGKPMVVALNMVDAAQRRGIQVDVAALERELGVPVVETVAVRKQGAKALVERLDTMVPHLDAPVPGPEGGIDYHAKVREILSVAVRMPARTAKVDDALDRWLLHPVFGLISLAVVMFLIFQAVYAWATPLMDGIEAGFAWLATFVGSVLPEGPLASLLTDGIIAGVGGVVVFLPQILILFFFILVLEESGYLPRAAFLLDRMMAAAGLSGRSFIPLLSSFACAVPGIMSTRSIQDPRDRLATILVAPLMTCSARLPVYALLIGAFIPQKTVWGVFNQQGLVLFGLYAAGILSALAMSWIMKKWRRDKSEHPLMLELPSYRLPHVRDLAVGLYERGMIFLKRVGGIILALTILLWVLLSFPAAPVGATMPAIDYSYAGQIGHAMAVFFAPLGFNWQICIALIPGLAAREVAVSSLATVYALSAADDDAASQALTPLISDGWSLATALSLLVWYIYAPMCISTLATIKRETNSWKTMAFSAFYLFAAAYVAALITYQVTKALGGG
- a CDS encoding DUF6587 family protein; amino-acid sequence: MDGGLLLQYLIIAVAVLVSAWVVLKKQFPGTVRKLRGALALALLKPRRAAWLQALGRKIAPPATGGGGACGGCDSCGPTPPKQH
- a CDS encoding DUF4304 domain-containing protein — its product is MKSSTVFSKCARKTGFSGTSTTRYRLLDAALLVVNHQRASECRGFYVNAGLYFPELLEYPLAPDDLETAFRYRSSIPTPHVDWRIEETPGLRRAFIQQDLDDLLEAGNRDGMKCLLLDALADVAGFAATHGNRESVRRLNQDGNFRAIIRREV
- a CDS encoding NAD(P)H-dependent oxidoreductase, whose amino-acid sequence is MSRSILILLGHPDRDSLCGALAQCYATAAENAGHRVRLIALGDLEFDPVLRHGYRQIQPLEADLQNAADAIEACDHLVLVYPTWWGAMPALLKGFFDRVLLPGFAFRYRRDSVWWDRLLAGRSARVISTLDTPPWYYRWIYRDPGITQIRATILEFCGIRPVRVSRLGAVRSSSPAQRERWLALAAELGSRAG
- a CDS encoding MerR family transcriptional regulator yields the protein MRISEVSRLTGASAKAIRLYEARGLLPPVPRLNRYRDYSEQDVAWIQLIRQALGLGITLAAISRLQGRDGRLDWPAVLALLEQQRTRIASERARLEQVDLALRQVRDELQQWLHSGGTDCVLQPSGCPAGV
- a CDS encoding 3-oxoacyl-ACP reductase, giving the protein MQISEQLVLVTGAGRGLGKHIARAFAAQGARVIINYHRSEAAARALASELGGQAIALPADVTDRAQVDAMLQHALAHFGQGVTTVVNNALAAFSFNGDARDSAADIGWPAFQAQFEGSVRGALNTVQAALPGMQARRFGRVINIGTNLFQNPVVPYHDYTAAKAALLSLTRTLAGDLGPHGITVNMLSGGLLRTTDASAATPEAVFDYIAANTPLRSVTTPTEFADAALFFASPWSRAVTGQNLVVDGGLVRD
- the dapB gene encoding 4-hydroxy-tetrahydrodipicolinate reductase, which translates into the protein MNQTPLRLLIHGASGRMGQALLRLAAEHPESLQIVAAVTGRAPAQRVVDGVPFFAASELPGAPAFDVAIDFSLPEGFDPLLALCVERGAGLVSGTTGISSSQRQALEAAAASIPLVWASNFSLGVAVLDELVERAAQALAGWDCDIVESHHTQKKDAPSGTALTLGAAAQRGGAEPHYASLRAGDIVGEHLVQFTGLGERIELVHRATNRDIFARGALFAARQLQGRAPGSYRVRDLLQ
- the carA gene encoding glutamine-hydrolyzing carbamoyl-phosphate synthase small subunit encodes the protein MTQAAILVLEDGTVFEGESVGAPGLSVGEVVFNTAMTGYQEVLTDPSYARQMVTLTYPHIGNTGMTDQDDEASKVWSAGLIVRDVPRRPSNWRSQVSLQDWLIQRGVVAIAGIDTRKLTRILREKGAQNGALMAGDIDVEKALEAARKFPGLKGMDLAKVVTTEKTYVWTEGQLDLDANAFVSVPAKHKVVAYDFGVKTNILRMLAERGCEVTVVPAQTPAAEVLALKPDGVFLSNGPGDPEPCDYAIEAIKTFIEQKIPTFGICLGHQLLGLASGAKTMKMGHGHHGANHPVQDLDSGRVMITSQNHGFAIDEATLPPTLRVTHRSLFDGTNQGVARTDVPAFSFQGHPEASPGPHDVGPLFDRFVVLMEEAKA